The Phycodurus eques isolate BA_2022a chromosome 5, UOR_Pequ_1.1, whole genome shotgun sequence DNA segment GCCGCCCTGTCTGTGCCACGTAACAATATATGAATGCTATTTTCACTGTCCTGTATGATTTGACAGAAATTTCTCCTTCTACTTATCAAGAAGAGGAACTCACTTTGGGACATTCCGGGTTTCTAGAAGTCTCCACTAGGAGGTGTGAGCCCATTTTCTCTCTGTCATACGGAGAAGAGGAGTTAATTTTTAGTGATATTATTACGAATTGCATAACAATTATAACCAGGCAAATCGTTTCTAAAACTATTACACAAATTCAGTGTAAACTCCAAGTTCTATTGGTGATGCAAATTcctcataagaaaaaaaacaacaataacacgTTGCAGGGTCAAACTGGCAAACttagaaaaataacattttaaaattcttaaACGTGTAAAAGTGTGTCATCTATAACGATGGTTCCAATTCGAATTTTCTTTACAAATGTACAACCTCAGCTGCATTTGAATTTagaagttccactgtacattaaaAAGGCTAACAGGAAGACTACAAGCCTGGATCCCTGGTTTTGAACTTTTTCACTGACTCAGCTCCTTCGGCCATCAACATCCAGAATAGGACTAACTTCAGCATGCTCTCCCAGGCTTCGCTGTCATAGAAAGCGTGACTCCAGCCCATCTTCACTGTGCCGATAATCACATTCTGCTTGAAAACGTCCGAGCCCAATTTGCGGTAAAGATCGTCACACTCGCCTGGCGGGAGCTGGAAAACGCCCAGCATGAACCCCAGGATTGCACCTAGAATGTGAAAGGAGGTCAGAAGAATTATTTTCTACTCTGATGCTCTATGGAAGCATAACAGTAACACAAGTGTAGAGAGGGGGCATGATTGAAATTTGTGTTTGATCAAAACGAGAGCAGCTGTGGGCCAGATGGATATTTGGAACTAGTGGAAGCTTGTGCTGGTGATTAAAGGCCAATCTGGGGGATAAATAAGAAGCTTCAAGATGCTGCAAAATAACACAGAAGCTGAGGGTAAAGTGGTCCACAGCACCCCCGCGTGGCCATTTTCATATGCTCCTAACCCTAAccgaagtggaaaagtgtaccGTGGTCctacgagtccacatttcaaattgtttttagaaattgtggacgtcgtgtcctccaggccaaagaggaaaagaaccatcgtgacgcaaagttcaaaagccagcatctgtgatggtatggggctgtgttagtgccaatggcatgggtaacttacacatctgtgaaggcaccattaatgctgaaaggtaatacaggttttggagtaacatatgctgccaccaagcaacgtcttcttcatgtacgcccctgcttatttcagcaagacaatgccaaactacattctgtaggtgtgacaacagcgtggcttcgtagtaaaagagtgcaggtactagactggcctgcctgcagtccagaactgcctcccattgaaaatgtatggcgcattatgaagcgtaaaatacaacaacggagaccccggactgttgaacagctgaagctgtacatcaagcaagaatgggaaagaattacacccacaaagcttcaacaattagtgttctcagttcccaaacgtttattgaatgttgttcaaagaaaatgtgatgtaacacagtggtgaacatgaacctgtcccagctgtttgggaatgtgttgcagccataaaattctaagttaatgattatttgctaaaaacaatcaagtttatcagtttgaacattaaattgtCTTTGTAATTTATTCAACTAAATAAAGGCtgaaaaatgatttgcaaatcattgtattctgtttttatttatgtttaagacaacgtcccaacttcattggaattggggttgtataaatcAGCAGACCAGATAATCCGTGCTGCAATAGTACACATACACAACTCACCTGTGCTGACACCACAAATATAATCAAACAGTTTGTAAATGGGTTTCCCGGTCAGGGCCTCCAACTTGTGCAAAGTCTGGAGGGCAAGAAGTCCCctgaaaagtacaaaataaataaataagaataaaaaaccaaaaagaaattatAAATGATAAACACAGCACAAACAGGGAGTGTGGCATGGTATGTTGTACTGTAAAGATAACACTACGAGACTACACAGTCACACACCaaattgtgtgagtgtgtacatgtttgtgtgtgtgcatgtaataGAGATTGAATGACTACAGATTTTTTGTAGTCAGGCATAATGTGATAAATCAGATtaatcgatgatgtcattgatatttttttcccccagcacaGCCCAGcagtcaccaaccttttttgcaccacagaccgattttgtactgtactggtgtttttagaccacaaaaaaagtgcttctaTTTAACGGACGATCAGATTTAACGGACAACACCCCcgaccacccacccacccattaGTCCGTTACATCTAGGttcctgtaaataaatattttgacgGACTGGCATAGAGGCAAATAAGAGCAAATGATGAAAAATTTACCTTAACCCACCCCCATCTATGGACAGGATGCGTATGCCGCGGCCTTTTACAGGCTTATGGTAGCCCACCAGAGCAAGAGCTTCTCTGACCGCTTCCCTCAGTCCAGGGTCACTGGCCTGTTGCAGACGCAGCAAACAGGGGATTACCTTCTCCTGATGAACAcagaaaagacatttaatgtgcTGACTCATTAGATAATGTGGAAGCAAAATACACGTATATGGATGCTGAGGTTAACACCAGAAACTGGGAAGTCTCAACTGCATCCCGCCTATTCTGCTGTCCAGCATTATTCACATTAAAGCATGAGAAAAATTAAAGTTTCTAATCAGGGTTTAGCTTAACAGCAACCACTTCTAGATCTGGAAGTCATAAGGTCTTACTGTCTTATGTTGGCAGGGGATTACCACCCTTACATTAGCGAAAGTGGCCGTGGTTGGAAATAGGTTAGGTCCTGACGCCATCGGATAAAGAAAGCTGTGatataaataaaagcagggcAGGCTGCATGCCTCCATGTTGGTGTTGAGGAGCTATTTAGCCTGACacaaataatgataatgaaaacTACAAGCAGCGATGAACGTACCCTCGTTCCCCCTTTTTCATAAAGAATCCTCAAAATTATCATCAAACTTTAAGGCCATTCGCCGCCCACAACACATGGTGCATGCTGTCAAAGTACAAGCTCTGAAATTCGCCCGGGAATGGTTGCTAAAAAACAAGCAGTCAGAATTCTGCTTTAATTTCAAACATGGGTCCTTGACACTTTTTCATGCGTCCTGTTATAACTGACATGGGCACGCAATATCGCGTTTATTGGTAAACCTGTTGATGGGGGTTaattttttctaactttccaggagGCGCTACAGAGTAAAGTTTTGACGGGTGGTGTTCCAGACCACTAAAATGCGTGCATTTTCCCAGGGATACACATCCTTGCAATAACTGTTGGTTTAAGGATCCCCAAAAAGTGATTGGGTGTGTAAACtagcaatacaatacaataactgTATCATAATGTCAGcgtctataaaaaaaataatggtcaGTTTTGACTGGCACTGTTGTTGTGCAAGTGTAACTAATATTATGgcgattataaaaaaaaataataataatctgactCACCTTGACGGCGACCACACAAGTCTCAGGAAACTCTAGAAAGTGGTAGCTGAGGTCCTCCACCCTGCTAATGTAGACCTTCACGTCGGTGGCCCTGTGGAGCGCTTGGACCAGCGCCCGAGTTCGATTGTCCACGCTTACCCTGGCGATGATCTGGAAAGACGGAAAACGGCAACATTTTTTCTTGTTCCTCAGCGtaacaatattaggtacacctacacaatACACTCTCACTGAATTGTGCAGTCGCTATTCAAGTACTGAGaggagtaacttctgatttattatttttaagcagAGCATAAAGATCaaagctaacaaaaaaaaaatacaaaatagaacGGGCAACTTCAGATATCCCTGAAAATTATCTCTAACTAAAACAAATATCTCAAATCTTTACAAATCAACAAATTAATGCAAATTCAGACAAGAAATGGTCCTAAATGTATTTTGgtctttattttcttctttcttcacaCTCGGAAACAGGACAACTGGCTCATCAGGCTAAGTTTACACCcgtcaccctaatgaggacagacgtgatggaaaatggatggatggccatcTCGGTGATTTACCTTACTTTATAAGCAAGGTGCCAAATTTAATGTTTAAGTGCCATATTACTAGGTCATGTTTGATGCCTCATGCAAATCCCTGAAGGAAGTGACACCACTTAAGATAAACACAGTCTGACTTTACTGTATATCGCCACACCATAAAGACTTGGACATGTCAAGAATCTTACAGGCCagtctaaaaaataaattaatttctaGAATTCAAATCGCACGTTTAGACACGAGCTGTTGGACAATGTTGAGACAGCTGGCATTATCTTATAATTGCTATATGAAAACAGTTGCAAAATTGAtgggaataaaccaggaatttaccAAATTTAAATTTAGCTTGAAATAGGGAACTTGTCTTAAAAGGAAacatatattttagcataatGCTGATTTAAACAACTGGATTTCATGAGCCCTTTGCTTGAAAGGGTTTAGCTAAAATACAGGATAGATACGCTTGAGAATATTAAAGGAAGATGCTTTTTTCAATTACATATTGAATGGGGGCAggacggtgactgactggttagcacctctgactcacagttctgaggacccgggttcaaatccggccccgcctgtgtggaagttGCATGTTcttcagtttgaggtcacaaacacaaacttaTTCACAGATGGctagctttgaatagttgttggtttgtgtttttttgtcctcAATGTATAAAATCACCacttaaaaagtgcattttatgtttacttaggttatctttttttcctgatatggacatttgtttgatgattaaagtggtgaaactataaaaaaaaaaaagaatttgagaaggggggcaaatactttttccacattactgtatttaactcaacctttgtgtttattttttttgtatttaaagaaTGGATCGTTCAATAAAATAGTCAAACTTGATAACGTTCTACTTGCAAataattcatttgaaatgtcacaCTTTTTAATTGTATGATTTTGCTGCTGATTGGTCTGCttatgaacaaaaatgttttatgattgACTATTATACCTTTCCATTAAATTGCCCTCCATTCCTATAGCTTAATTATTAAATTGGAATATTTCCCAAATTCCTCATCTCATCTTCCCTTGGTAATTAACTGCAACCCAACAAATGACCTATGCAGAACCAATTTGTATTCAAACATTCAAACCTTTTCCCTTTGGACCAGAAGTTTCTTGGCCTTCTCCTCTGCTGCCTTCTGCTCTGAACTGACAGCCACCTCCACCTGTTTCACCGGCGCATCCTCCGGCTTCTTTACTTCATCCGTGGCACTTTTGGCCTCCCCTGTCCTGAACTTGGGGACCAAGGGGGCAATGTAGCTGCCCACAAAAGCTTGCATGGTGGGAGCAGAATATGACAGGTAGTGACCGAAACCTTTCTTGGGGGATGCGGGTGCAGCAGCAGGAGCGCTGCCTGGTTTATTGCACACGGGGTCACTTGTTTGTGGAGCTTGAGGGGGGGGTTTAGCTACTACATCAGCATGGTTCGCCACATCTTTTTTCTGTGTACTGCTGCCAAAGTAGGAATTGATGTGGTGGGCTAGGTAGTTGTAGGTTTCATCCAGGTTAACTGAAAATGTCCTGGAGTGAAAAAGCGCAGGGGGTTGCTTGGAAGACAGACTTCCGTTCTCACCGGATGACTGTTCAGGCTCCTCAGGCTTGATGGTAGATGGGACACGCCTCGTTTTTTTCTCCTTAACTTCCCGCGTGgtcacaacagcagcagcagtgctCAATTGTGAGGAGTTAGGAGGCTGAGAAAGCAAGGGAGCCGTGGCCCCTGCGTCCAGTGTAGCCGCAGAAGTCTGACTAGAAGGACTAGGTGATGTGCTTACTGGATGCTTGGGAGCAGCAGGAGAAAGAGGAGTGATTTCCACAACTTTCGGTTCGGGAATCAACTTCACATTTTTGCCactcttgtttgttttgagcCGGACAATCTTGGAGAGAAGGTCCGTTTGCATCACAGCTTTGGAAACTGTGACAAATGTGTTCTTTACTCGGGACATGTGTTTGCTGAAGCCCGCGGACCAACGCGATGCTGAAGTGTTCAAACGCAGGCCGCTGGTGTGAAGCCCGAGCTTCTGTCTCACGACCTGGTTAGCCCTGCAGAGCCATGCCTTCTGAGCCTGAAGCCGCAAGTGGAGGATGTGCTTCTGGCTCAGGGAGATCGCCTTCCCACAACGAGGATGCTGGACATGGAGTGAACAGTGCAAGGTACCTGAGAAGGGAAATGGTGTGCATGCTGATTTGCAAGGGCGCCATAAGTAAACTTTTCTGTTTAATTTAAGCCAGCCATTGAGACACCAATTGTGACTCATCCTTTTATGTGCCAAGGGTTCATTCCAGCCAAAGGAACTTTAGCTCTACACTCCTCCTTTCCATGAACCTGGTGATGATCAACACAAAAATGGGTGCCAAAAAAGAACATGACAATGAAACATTCACCTTCCTTAGATATTAAGACAAGCCACACTATAGACTACATATACACATAAATACAATGATAACTGAACGAATGACAAGAGATGCACTCTGAGAACGTGAAAAGGTAACTATGGTGAAATGGACACTGCCGCTAGCTAACCGGCTAACAAACACGCAGACCAAACGAAGCAACGCAAAACATACCACAGCTTTTATATCGTCGTGTCAAGGTGACCGGCAACCTTTAAAATCCACTTCTTTAGCCGCCACCCAACTATAAGCTAGTAAATGACGAAGTGCTGGTAAGGTGTTCGAGCTGACGCCTGATTTCCACAGTGACATGACGtcaccccaaaaagaaaaccaacAACCACGTGACAAAGAATGAGGCCTACTATTGGTCGGTTAGCGTTTGACCCCCTAAAGTCGGAAgcgttgattggttgtttttctccaCGGTGGAAATTTATGAGAACGGAAGTGTATAAACCTTTCAGgcacatccttccatccattttctgatctgcttatcctcacaagggtcgtttAAGCATATTTTCAGCACGGGgcgggaaaatattttttgttttaatgaaacgAGTGTACCGGAACAATTTAAATGAATATGTAAAGCTAAATACCAGAGATAAATGGCAGTATTTAGGAGTTATTGCctaatcattcatccatccatccattaccgtgccgcctaatcaTTCATTcggaaataaaatattattaagaTCCAGGGTAAAAGAAATGCCTAACAACCGATACAAGTATAACGATGATCAcacttaaataaaaatagatgcattatttttttaaactattcgATATAACAAATAAAACGGTTACTGCAGGTCAGCCTGTTGTGTACTACCAACCTTTACCAAAGGGGGGCAAACACTTCCCAACATGTCCAGTTGCCATGCTAGCGAAAGCTAGCGAAGAAGGCGCCAGCTGAGCTCCTGTCATTCACGTTCGTAGCTAACGTCGTCACGTTTATTGCCAAAGAAATATTTAACAGCGCTCCCGTTttgatgctttcccactaaaatcccATTTGAAGCCAACATAGTTATGTTTAGCTTCGgttaaatatttaatacagtCCAGCAGCTTGGCTTGCACCTCGTTAAGGGTGAGTAGGAGACGTGTGGGCAGACGTTAGCTATTATGTCGAGAGTTATTAACCTGAAATTATGGACGTAATATCGAGTAAAGTACACTCGCCTCATTATTTGTATGTTTAGTGTGCAAGACAGCTGAGCCATGGCCAACGCTCAGTCTGCTCTGAAGATGGCCGTGTGCCTCCTCGTGATAGCAGAGCTGCTCCTTGCCAAGAAAGACTATTACGACATACTGGGAGTGCCAAAAGACGCCACTGAGCGGCAAATCAAGAAAGCTTTTCACAGGCTCGCCATGAGGTACCATCCCGATAAGAACAACAGTCTCGACGCAGAAGTGAGATTCAGGGAAATTGCAGAAGGTACAGTTGATTCATTCGAGTTTGTCATTATCCGTGCATTTtctatatgtgtatgtatacgtgtatatatatatatatatatatatatgtgtgtgtgtgtgtgtgtgtgtgtatatgtgtgtatatataaatgtgtatatatgtatatgtgtatatatatatatgtatgtatatatatatgtatatatgtatgtgtatgtgtgtatatatatgtgtatgtgtgtatatatgtgtatgtgtgtatatatatttgtatatatgtgtgtgtgtgtgtgtgtgtgtatatatatgtatatatatatatatatatatatatatatatatatatatatatatatatatatatatatatatatgtatatatatatatatatatatgtatatatatatatatatatgtatatatatatgtatatatatatatatatatatgtgtgtatatatatgtatatatatgtgtgtatatatatgtatatatatatgtgtgtatatatatgtatatatatatgtgtgtatatatatgtatgcgtatatatatgtgtgtatatatatgtatgcgtatatatatgtgtgtatatatatgtatgcgtatatatatgtgtgtatatatatgtatgcgtatatatatgtgtgtatatatatgtatgcgtatatatatgtgtgtatatatatgtatgcgtatatatatgtgtgtatatatatgtatgcgtatatatatatgtgtatatatatgtatgcatatatatatgtatatatgtatgcatatatatatgtatatatgtatgtatatatatatgtgtgtgtatatatgtatgtgtatatgtgtgtgtgtatatatatatatatatgtgtgtgtgtgtgtgtgtgtgtgtatatatatatatatatatatatatatatatatatatatacatatatatatatatatgtatgtgtgtgtgtatgtatatatgtgtatgtgtgtgtgtgtatatatatatatgtatatgtgtgtgtgtgtgtatatatatatatatatatatatatatttatatgtgtatgtatgtatatatgtgtatgtgtatgtatgtatatatgtgtatgtgtgtgtgtatatatatattttttttttatttttttattttttttttaaattattattttttttattatttttctgagcGGCGGGGGAGTGTTGGGCTGCATTGGATGCATGACAGGAATCTGATTTACAGGCATGATCACGGAACAAATTGAACTTGTAAATCGAAGTCCTGCTGctgtcttttttaattttcttttcttttcttttgcagcTTATGAGACGTTATCTGATGCGACCAGAAGAAGAGAGTATGACCAGTTTGGTGGCGGCGCTTATTTCAAGGCAGGGACGCAAATGAGGCGGCGCCCGCACCAACCTTTCACCTTCAAATTCGACGACATCTTCAAAGACTCCGACATGTACAGCCACAATGACAGGCACGCTCGGAACAAGCAATACTTCGACGAACATTCCAAGAGAGAATCCCACGGCCGACACAGGAGACACTTTCAAGGGGCTGGCGTCTTTGGTGACGTGTTTGACGACATCGAGAAGATGTTCGCCTTCCACAGGCACCCCACA contains these protein-coding regions:
- the LOC133403270 gene encoding calcium-independent phospholipase A2-gamma-like, with amino-acid sequence MSHNWCLNGWLKLNRKVYLWRPCKSACTPFPFSGTLHCSLHVQHPRCGKAISLSQKHILHLRLQAQKAWLCRANQVVRQKLGLHTSGLRLNTSASRWSAGFSKHMSRVKNTFVTVSKAVMQTDLLSKIVRLKTNKSGKNVKLIPEPKVVEITPLSPAAPKHPVSTSPSPSSQTSAATLDAGATAPLLSQPPNSSQLSTAAAVVTTREVKEKKTRRVPSTIKPEEPEQSSGENGSLSSKQPPALFHSRTFSVNLDETYNYLAHHINSYFGSSTQKKDVANHADVVAKPPPQAPQTSDPVCNKPGSAPAAAPASPKKGFGHYLSYSAPTMQAFVGSYIAPLVPKFRTGEAKSATDEVKKPEDAPVKQVEVAVSSEQKAAEEKAKKLLVQREKIIARVSVDNRTRALVQALHRATDVKVYISRVEDLSYHFLEFPETCVVAVKEKVIPCLLRLQQASDPGLREAVREALALVGYHKPVKGRGIRILSIDGGGLRGLLALQTLHKLEALTGKPIYKLFDYICGVSTGAILGFMLGVFQLPPGECDDLYRKLGSDVFKQNVIIGTVKMGWSHAFYDSEAWESMLKEKMGSHLLVETSRNPECPKVAAVSAIVNRGTPLKAYVFRNYNLLPGVRSHYLGSCQHQLWQAIRATSAAPGYFQEFPLGSDLHQDGGLLINNPTALAIHECKCLWPNTPLECVVSVGTGRFETAGKSNSGTSTSLKTKINNVISSATDTEEVHAMLDGFLPADTYFRFNPYVSEDISIDDNRQDKLNLLQAEGFRYLERNEEKLRKVARILTREKGSAQRLAEWVRTRADMYNSLSLNSFKI
- the dnajb9a gene encoding dnaJ homolog subfamily B member 9a; the encoded protein is MANAQSALKMAVCLLVIAELLLAKKDYYDILGVPKDATERQIKKAFHRLAMRYHPDKNNSLDAEVRFREIAEAYETLSDATRRREYDQFGGGAYFKAGTQMRRRPHQPFTFKFDDIFKDSDMYSHNDRHARNKQYFDEHSKRESHGRHRRHFQGAGVFGDVFDDIEKMFAFHRHPTRTESVFRATSKQHCRTVTQRRGNMVTTYTDCTAS